In Vespa crabro chromosome 5, iyVesCrab1.2, whole genome shotgun sequence, a single window of DNA contains:
- the LOC124424306 gene encoding ran GTPase-activating protein 1-like — translation MSSFNLSELKDALKDNIEKNGVSFAGRFLKLDSEKNAIEVVKAIEECPHLEFFNLEGNTLGPLAAKAIAEALKKKGAALKRALWKDMFTGRSKEEIPKALEYLGTSLCIAGAQLTELELSDNAFGPIGIKGLADFLTSSTCYSLRELHLNNNGLGIFGGKMLAKALLDCCQNSSRDGTQLALKVFDVGRNRLENEGAEALASVFKKLTTLEEVAMPQNSITHPGIIALAKGLSANPKLRVLNLNDNIIGPQGAQALANILPNFRALEHLNLGDCLLKTEGSLILAAALGIKGNHPSLMELNLSFNEIHTRGAAPIAQAMADKKQLTNLHLDGNLFGTDGRAILHECLTNFERINSLGTLNDDESVEDEDGEDEEEDEDENEDEDENEDEDENENEDEDEDEEDEDDENVNEDYTNDNGAIIIQKIEKKITVPDFLKSPTEENLLLLEYESAQPFVEYIKNLVKDNNTQSELKFIEEFIKVIMNVSALCGSGFFDVRIKAQILTDILYAELFALAVKYKQITILNNSLLVNLGLIKSEDKSAGKIDWNLDGCFKALEIISQKDYFLQQTRDTLKVFLEKPVIISHAKVIDPFQDAKVALGIVLNRFQTT, via the exons ATGTCTTCGTTCAACTTAAGCGAATTAAAAGATGCTTTAAaggataatattgaaaaaaacgGTGTTTCTTTTGCAGGAAGATTTCTCAAACTTGATTCTGAAAAAAatg cAATAGAAGTGGTTAAAGCGATAGAGGAATGCCCACATTTAGAATTCTTCAATTTAGAAGGTAACACATTAGGGCCACTTGCGGCAAAAGCTATAGCTGaagctttaaaaaagaaaggagctGCTTTGAAAAGAGCTCTTTGGAAAGATATGTTTACTGGTCGTTCTAAAGAAGAAATTCCTAAAGCGTTAGAATACCTTGGGACTTCTTTGTGTATAGCTGGTGCACAACTTACCGAGTTAGAGTTAAGTGATAATGCTTTTGGTCCAATTGGTATTAAAGGATTAGCAGATTTTTTAACTTCAAGTACATGTTATTCTCTTCGtgaattacatttaaataacaatggaCTTGGTATATTTGGAGGTAAAATGTTAGCTAAAGCTTTATTGGACTGTTGTCAGAATAGTTCACGCGATG gAACACAATTAGCATTGAAAGTATTTGATGTTGGAAGAAATCGGTTGGAAAATGAAGGTGCCGAAGCTTTGGCATCTGTATTTAAAAAGTTAACTACTTTAGAGGAGGTTGCAATGCCTCAAAATAGTATAACTCATCCAGGAATTATAGCACTTGCTAAAGGTTTATCTGCTAATCCAAAATTACGTGTGTTAAatcttaatgataatataataggaCCTCAAGGAGCTCAAGCTCTTGCCAACATTTTACCAAATTTTCGTGCTCTTGAACATCTTAATCTTGGAGACTGTTTGTTAAAAACAGAAGGTAGTTTAATATTAGCAGCAGCTTTAGGAATTAAAGGAAATCATCCTTCCCTTATGGAGTTAAACTTAAGTTTTAATGAAATCCATACAAGGGGAGCTGCGCCAATTGCTCAAGCAATGGCTGATAAAAAGCAACTGACTAATTTACATTTAGATGGCAATTTATTTGGAACAGATGGTCGTGCTATTTTGCACGAATGTCTTACAAATTTTGAACGTATTAATTCATTAGGTACATTAAATGACGATGAAAGTGTTGAAGATGAAGATGGtgaggatgaggaagaggatgaggatgaaaaCGAAGATGAGGATGAAAACGAAGATgaggatgaaaatgaaaatgaggatgaggatgaagatgaggaagatgaagatgatgagaATGTGAATGAAGATTATACAAATGACAATGGtgctataataatacaaaaaattgaaaagaaaataactgtTCCCGATTTCTTAAAATCTCCaacagaagaaaatttattattattagaatatgaGAGTGCACAGCCTTTTGTTGAATATATAAAG aatttagtaaaagataataatacgcAATCAGAATTAAAGTTCATTGAGGAATTTATAAAAGTGATTATGAATGTTTCTGCTCTATGTGGAAGTGGATTTTTTGATGTAAGAATAAAAGCACAAATCCTTACAGATATTCTATATGCAGAGCTCTTTGCATTAGCTGTGAAATATAAGCAAATTACAATTTTGAATAATTCTTTACTTGTAAATTTAGGTTTAATAAAG AGCGAAGATAAAAGTGCTGGAAAAATTGATTGGAATTTAGATGGTTGTTTCAAAGCATTGGAGATAATCAGccaaaaagattattttttgcaACAAACAAGGGATAcattaaaagtttttttagAAAAACCAGTAATAATTAGCCACGCAAAAGTAATAGATCCTTTCCAGGATGCAAAGGTTGCTCTTGGAATTGTATTAAATCGTTTTCAAACAACATAA